A single window of Lepeophtheirus salmonis chromosome 2, UVic_Lsal_1.4, whole genome shotgun sequence DNA harbors:
- the Ndg gene encoding uncharacterized protein Ndg produces the protein MKELYIKSTLLLKSPNLILLLTSTLFGLTQSLSESELVPFGRSYGDQSLPKDVEDISSPELELDVNVKFFGREYGSIFVNENGLVSFLTEIPVFFNLQFPMEYPLIAALYSDVDTRAPNGGTVWFRKTHEQRLLDDIGGRISIKFGGRFRPRELFVTTWDHVGCFDSQSDELNTYQIVIASDENDSYVLLLYPENGIQWVKGKGKTQGVPDATAQAGIISGEGQYVEMPFSGKDQVRHMAKWSNVNEPGVFMYKTGRLEPSRPAVLPDVAEYNRYSPNDFRTCSEGGSSTCHLFSQCNDLGPKYCCKCNPTYVGNGESCIQLGTPQRVIGTVSLNVNSVDLRDQDLHCYIVTEEGRSYTAFSRIDASIANELQSLSVIGTPAGWLFAQSINGAPNGFTFTGGVFNYTAKVTFPNTNHEVTVTFNFKGLDVFDYINADVHIEGGLPRLGPEGIKIVIEDFDEKFTKERPGLFTSSSKRKIILESGNRQIIPMNVEQRITFEECDGNSGIREIKLHSGRNFVVFDEAEGIVRFALTNKVTPFEAQGDDSCMEVDCGINGKCEVQGSIGVCICNSGYEFHENQCIDINECLREGMSNCSPFAECINDPGSYGCLCKSGYLGNGELCFLETSCEELNCGPNSECITDDYGIPKCSCLNGFNGNGSYCYSVPSEVELRGYANPETIALNLVDGSRDINVMEDIGPPIHHFYEILNHGPYTIGDLKLRITWPLRDLNGRYILYIPSAPFIKYSNQGDNFIEQCQVDSSIVNPEGYQSAKRVKRQDDQSMYDDYNDLDKLGMLNYEQDYSELDDYDYSHFDTYNKDPYVLSPSNEQDFQNYDDNDSLEYNDYTDQEDHGHAKINNNNNQDDHYRDSYNSGASLSSEQDPFYHDEESRYSMHNDPNAQHPDQDQRYPYDPTENQNLDTSDQDTRYSYGEINNPNMYPPRQPGQDYRYGEHGERNPSKHDSYDRNSDSPSSRREQNSRYGDNGEINNQNVHPSEYDSNDPNHDPYAQRHDQDPRYGDHGQMNNQNEHDSNQRNYDPYARRHEQDPRYSDHGEMNNQNEHDLNQRTHDSYGRRPEQDPRYGDHGQSYNPNKYSSEHDSNDRNHDPYARRPEQDPRYGDHGQMNNQHEHDSNQRNHDPYARHPEQDPRYGDHGEMNNQNENDLNQRNHDPYARHPEQDPRYGDHGQSYNPNKYSSEHDSNDRNHDPYARRPEQDPRYRDHQESNSQNVHSSEHDSQDQNNDPYNRRPDQDPRYSPSQMNNQNSHSSINDPRYSHGPRNNVNTDASAQDPRYNHQSQYNEPNINSEDESSRRQGGPGQVSFICNINLAVNEIASLTVKSYLDLKTLSDHYPEVTQFVFPSEGEVVLEHNVKSKGSNIVNLLTTGVPRVKVDSEDAICGELQCHKNADCYQTFRGDEAAQCRCKPGFKGDGFNCIDSGQKDCRIDPEICHDFGRCEYDMENEFYHCQCLQGYEGNGTHCERVKGSCQILNDCSKHGNCALEGSDFVCRCLEGYQGDGYNCERISNESWVDVSTSNQKPSEVPTCMFETCSCYSGYIFEGSRCIIDESRRTFRVPVAHGYCFGNNCECPRGYKYDKYDEICKLEEINFPSADVFCDDNGIQCSQDANCIYDRSYDHSLCVCNDNYIGDGFECELSPVTILEGKCSKDSDCSLDMKCVIVMEEFNYKYMCIDEKPNEELDSYTLASETTVAPEVEEYAANKNLCSSHLDCHADADCIYNTEHQRYQCECFQFYEGDGKYECFPSPDAGCDILENCDSKNGVCSYEDEKFVCRCKPGFHGDGITCREDVIGCNVINNCGQFATCQFDFEEGATAVNVMNIVDSGETDLCVILLHLVLKYPQFATHVQNVSKMHTTKSTTVNVLITSLVMAYIAKTVIPEHDGNFIFMAHGMALMKVPFSASKSNPAMPIFIGAGEMATGIDVDCITGKVYWTDTVGKRIRRSNYDGTQVETFLEGEMEFPIGIAIDFKSRNLYWTDSGKRSINIANMDTKNRRILIEEFLKNPRGIALHPTIGVLLWTDWDRKHPKIELSNMDGTDRRTLVDTDLGMPNSITVNYEEYKFCWTDGGSTFPPISPKIECLGIHGGGSREVLTSLNSERDLPYGICHNKDDIYWTDWKQPLIQTINSKNLSMGLPLHHVLAGMGKPFGMVSVPEKCPYVTSTCKSGTCDDNKICAPNGRGGATCLCQDGDNSQGCNVEPLY, from the exons ATGaaggaattatatattaaatctacTTTACTCCTTAAATCCCCTAATCTAATCCTTCTTCTCACTTCCACACTATTTGGTCTCACTCAATCCCTATCCGAGTCGGAATTAGTTCCATTTGGGCGTAGTTATGGCGATCAAAGTTTACCCAAGGATGTGGAGGACATTAGCTCACCTGAACTGGAGTTGGATGTGAatgttaagttttttggaaGGGAATACGGCTCTATTTTT GTAAACGAAAATGGATTGGTCTCTTTCCTCACGGAAATCCCTGTTTTTTTCAATCTACAATTCCCCATGGAATACCCTCTTATTGCCGCATTGTACTCAGATGTGGATACACGTGCTCCAAATGGAGGAACAGTATGGTTCAGAAAAACCCATGAGCAAAGACTTTTAGACGATATTGGAGGAAGAATCTCCATTAAGTTTGGAGGAAGATTCCGTCCACGAGAGCTTTTTGTGACGACATGGGATCACGTGGGATGTTTCGATTCTCAAAGTGATGAGTTGAATACATATCAAATTGTAATAGCGAGTGATGAAAACGATTCATACGTTCTTTTATTATATCCTGAGAATGGAATACAGTGGGTGAAGGGGAAAGGAAAGACTCAAGGAGTTCCAGATGCTACGGCTCAAGCGGGAATTATCTCGGGTGAAGGACAATATGTTGAAATGCCGTTTTCGGGAAAGGATCAAGTTAGGCATATGGCAAA GTGGTCAAATGTAAATGAACCAggagtatttatgtataaaacagGACGTCTTGAGCCTTCCCGACCCGCAGTGCTTCCTGATGTAGCCGAGTACAATC gttACTCCCCAAATGATTTCAGGACTTGCTCTGAAGGCGGTTCCTCAACGTGTCATTTATTTTCACAATGCAATGATCTCGGGCCCAAATATTGCTGCAAATGTAATCCTACATATGTGGGAAACGGTGAGTCATGTATACAATTGGGTACACCTCAAAGAGTAATTGGAACCGTCTCACTGAATGTCAATTCTGTTGACCTAAGAGATCAGGACTTGCACTGTTATATTGTGACTGAAGAAGGAAGAAGCTACACAGCTTTTTCAAG GATAGACGCATCTATTGCTAATGAATTGCAATCACTATCTGTCATTGGAACTCCAGCAGGATGGCTTTTTGCTCAGTCAATAAATGGTGCACCAAATGGCTTTACTTTTACAGGAGGTGTCTTCAACTATACTGCTAAAGTGACGTTTCCCAATACTAATCACGAGGTTACTGTaacatttaatttcaaa ggCCTTGATGTATTCGATTATATAAATGCCGATGTTCACATTGAAGGAGGACTTCCAAGATTAGGTCCAGAAGGAATCAAAATAGTTATTGAAGACTTTGATGAAAAGTTTACTAAGGAACGACCCGGACTTTTTACatcttcttcaaaaagaaaaataattttagagagTGGGAATCGTCAAATCATTCCAATGAATGTGGAACAAAGGATCACCTTTGAAGAATGCGACGGAAATAGTGGAATTag agaGATTAAGCTTCATTCCGGAAGGAATTTTGTCGTATTTGATGAAGCTGAAGGAATAGTTCGGTTCGCTCTCACAAATAAAGTGACTCCATTTGAAGCTCAAGGAGATGATTCCTGTATGGAAGTTGACTGTGGAATTAATGGCAAATGTGAAGTCCAAGGATCCATTGGGGTATGCATCTGCAATTCAGGATACGAATTTCATGAGAATCAGTGCATTGACATAAATGAGTGTCTAAGGGAAGGCATGTCAAACTGTTCTCCATTTGCCGAATGTATTAATGATCCGGGGTCATATGGTTGTTTATGCAAATCAGGATATTTAGGTAATGGGGAGCTTTGTTTTCTAGAGACTAGTTGTGAAGAGTTAAACTGTGGACCCAATTCGGAATGTATCACGGACGATTACGGAATTCCAAAATGTAGCTGTTTAAATGGATTTAATGGAAATGGATCTTACTGTTACTCTGTACCATCCGAGGTTGAGTTAAGAGGATACGCAAATCCAGAGACTATAGCTTTAAACCTTGTTGATGGATCAAGAGATATAAATGTAATGGAAGATATTGGACCTCCAATCCATCATTTCTATGAGATTTTAAATCATGGGCCATATACAATTGGTGATCTTAAATTACGTATAACATGGCCATTGAGAGATTTAAATGGTCGATACATTCTGTACATACCTTCAGCTCCATTTATTAAGTACTCCAATCAAGGAGATAATTTCATCGAACAATGCCAAGTTGATTCATCCATTGTTAACCCAGAAGGATATCAATCTGCAAAAAGGGTAAAGCGACAGGATGATCAATCAATGTATGACGATTACAACGATCTCGATAAACTTGGCATGTTAAACTACGAGCAAGATTATTCAGAATTAGACGACTATGATTACTCCCATTTCGATACATACAATAAAGATCCATACGTATTAAGTCCATCAAATGAGcaagattttcaaaattatgacgATAATGATTCCCTTGAATATAACGATTACACGGATCAAGAGGACCATGGACATGCAAAAATCAATAACAACAATAATCAGGATGATCATTACCGAGATTCATATAATTCAGGCGCTTCATTATCATCGGAGCAGGATCCCTTTTATCACGATGAAGAATCAAGATACTCAATGCATAATGATCCAAATGCTCAACATCCTGACCAAGATCAACGCTATCCTTATGATCCAACGGAAAATCAGAATTTAGACACCTCAGATCAAGATACTCGATATTCATATGGTGAAATAAATAATCCTAATATGTACCCTCCTAGACAACCTGGTCAAGATTATCGATATGGAGAGCATGGAGAAAGGAATCCCTCTAAACATGACTCTTATGACCGAAACAGCGATTCTCCTTCTAGCCGCCGTGAACAAAATTCTCGATATGGAGATAATGGGgaaattaataatcaaaatgtTCATCCCTCTGAATATGACTCGAATGACCCAAACCATGATCCTTATGCTCAGCGTCATGATCAAGATCCACGATATGGTGATCATGGTCAAATGAATAATCAAAATGAACATGACTCGAATCAACGAAACTATGACCCTTATGCTCGTCGTCATGAACAAGATCCTCGATACAGTGATCATGGTGAAATGAATAATCAAAATGAACACGACTTGAATCAACGAACCCATGACTCTTATGGTCGTCGTCCTGAACAAGATCCTCGATATGGGGATCATGGTCAAAGTTataatccaaataaatattCCTCTGAACACGACTCGAATGACCGAAACCATGACCCTTATGCTCGTCGTCCTGAACAAGATCCTCGATATGGTGATCATGGTCAAATGAATAATCAACATGAACACGACTCGAATCAACGAAATCATGACCCTTATGCTCGTCATCCTGAACAAGATCCTCGATATGGTGACCATGGAGAAATgaataatcaaaatgaaaacGACTTGAATCAACGAAACCATGACCCTTATGCTCGTCATCCTGAACAAGATCCTCGATATGGTGATCATGGTCAAAGTTataatccaaataaatattCCTCTGAACACGACTCGAATGACCGAAACCATGACCCTTATGCTCGTCGTCCTGAACAAGATCCCCGATATCGTGACCATCAGGAAAGTAATAGTCAAAATGTTCATTCCTCTGAACACGACTCCCAAGATCAAAACAATGATCCTTATAATCGCCGTCCTGATCAAGACCCAAGATATTCTCCTAGTCAAATGAATAATCAGAATTCTCATTCATCTATAAATGACCCACGGTATTCACATGGCCCAAGGAATAATGTAAATACTGATGCTTCTGCACAAGATCCTCGTTACAATCACCAAAGCCAGTATAATGAACCAAACATAAATTCTGAAGACGAAAGTTCTCGCCGTCAAGGAGGTCCCGGACAGGTTTCATTTATTTGCAATATCAACCTAGCCGTGAATGAAATAGCCTCACTGACTGTCAAATCATATTTAGATTTAAAGACATTAAGTGATCATTATCCAGAAGTGACACAATTTGTGTTTCCATCCGAAGGTGAAGTTGTTTTAGAACATAATGTCAAAAGTAAAGGAAGCAATATTGTGAATCTATTAACAACTGGAGTACCAAGAGTGAAGGTTGACTCAG aGGATGCAATATGCGGGGAACTTCAATGCCATAAGAATGCGGATTGTTATCAAACATTTAGAGGTGATGAGGCTGCCCAGTGTCGCTGCAAACCAGGATTCAAGGGAGATGGTTTTAATTGCATTGATTCTG gGCAAAAGGATTGCAGAATTGATCCCGAGATTTGTCATGACTTTGGACGTTGCGAATATGATatggaaaatgaattttatcacTGCCAGTGCTTACAAGGCTATGAAGGAAATGGAACTCACTGTGAACGAGTCAAAGGATCATGCCAAATACTGAATGACTGTTCTAAACATGGTAATTGTGCACTTGAAGGAAGTGATTTTGTTTGTAGATGTTTAGAAGGATATCAAGGGGATGGTTACAACTGTGAAAGAATATCAAATGAATCATGGGTTGATGTCTCAACTTCTAATCAAAAACCTTCCGAAGTGCCAACCTGTATGTTTGAAACGTGTTCTTGTTATTCAGGCTATATATTTGAAGGATCTCGTTGTATCATAGATGAATCTAGAAGaa CATTTAGAGTGCCTGTGGCTCATGGATACTGTTTTGGGAATAATTGTGAATGTCCCCGTGGttataaatatgacaaatatgaTGAAATCTGTAAATTGGAAGAAATTAATTTCCCTAGTGCAG ATGTATTCTGTGATGACAATGGCATTCAATGTAGCCAAGAcgcaaattgtatttatgataGATCATACGACCATTCATTGTGTGTATGTAATGACAATTATATTGGAGATGGTTTCGAATGTGAATTATCTCCTGTAACTATTCTTGAag gCAAGTGTTCTAAGGATTCGGATTGTTCTCTTGATATGAAATGTGTTATTGTGATGGAGGAATTCAATTATAAGTATATGTGCATTGACGAAAAACCTAATGAAGAACTTGATTCATATACTCTTGCCTCGGAGACTACAGTGGCTCCAGAAGTAGAAGAGTATGCTGCCAATAAAAATCTTTGTTCCAGTCACTTAGATTGTCACGCTGACGCTGACTGTATTTATAACACAGAGCATCAGCGTTATCAGTGTGAATGCTTTCAGTTTTATGAAGGAGATGGTAAATATGAATGCTTCCCAAGCCCAG ATGCGGGCTGTGACATTTTAGAAAACTGTGATTCTAAGAATGGGGTGTGCTCATATGAAGATGAAAAGTTTGTTTGTCGTTGTAAGCCTGGGTTTCACGGTGACGGCATAACTTGTAGAGAAGATGTAATTGGATGTAACGTCATAAATAATTGTGGACAATTTGCAACCTGCCAATTTGATTTTGAAGAGGGGGCTACCGCTGTAAATGTGATGAACATCGT GGATTCCGGGGAGACGGATTTGTGTGTAATATTACTTCATCTTGTTCTGAAATACCCTCAATTTGCCACGCACGTGCAGAATGTGTCAAAAATGCATACAACGAAGAGTACCACTGTGAATGTACTGATAACTTCATTGGTGATGGCTTACATTGCGAAG ACAGTAATTCCTGAACACGATggcaactttatttttatggcTCATGGAATGGCATTAATGAAAGTCCCTTTCTCTGCATCAAAGTCTAATCCCGCAATGCCTATTTTTATTGGAGCTGGAGAAATGGCTACTGGAATAGATGTGGATTGTATTACTGGTAAAGTATATTGGACTGATACAGTCGGGAAGCGAATTCGAAGATCCAACTATGATGGTACTCAAGTAGAGACATTTTTAGAGGGAGAAATGGAATTTCCAATTGGTATTGCCATTGATTTTAAGTCTCGTAATTTGTATTGGACGGATTCAGGAAAGCGAAGCATTAACATTGCTAACATGGATACTAAAAACCGACGCATATTGATTGaagagtttttgaaaaatccgaGAGGAATCGCTCTACATCCTACCATTGG TGTACTTTTATGGACTGACTGGGATAGAAAACATCCAAAAATAGAACTTTCAAACATGGATGGTACGGATCGCAGAACTTTGGTAGATACTGATTTGGGAATGCCAAATTCAATAACTGTTAACTACGAAGAATATAAGTTTTGTTGGACTGATGGAGGTTCAACTTTTCCACCAATTAGTCCTAAAATAG agtgTCTTGGAATTCATGGTGGAGGATCGAGAGAAGTTTTAACATCCTTAAACAGCGAAAGAGATCTTCCATATGGTATTTGCCATAATAAAGATGACATATATTGGACTGATTGGAAGCA accTTTGATTCAAAcgattaattcaaaaaatctttcaatGGGTTTGCCGTTGCATCATGTATTGGCTGGAATGGGAAAACCTTTTGGAATGGTTTCTGTCCCTGAAAAATGTCCTTAtg ttacaaGCACTTGCAAATCAGGGACCTGTGACGACAATAAAATTTGTGCTCCCAATGGGCGTGGAGGTGCAACTTGCTTATGTCAAGACGGAGATAATTCACAAGGCTGTAATGTTGAACCTTTATATTGA